Proteins co-encoded in one Maylandia zebra isolate NMK-2024a linkage group LG16, Mzebra_GT3a, whole genome shotgun sequence genomic window:
- the LOC111500947 gene encoding trace amine-associated receptor 1-like, producing MCSVYWYLTGNIICASIGNIVLISVDRYVAICDPLHYRTRITVKRTKLSVCLCWFYAIFYWSLYIKNILIEPGRYNSCYGECMFVSSDIAGIIDLFLAFIVPLSVIIVLYMRVFVAAVSQARAMRSHVTSVTLQHSSNQAKKSELKAARTLGVLVVVFLLCYSPFYCYYLAEENVVNDPSASTVIIIFYINSCLNPLIYALFYPWFRNAVKLIVTLQVFKHNSCEANIL from the coding sequence ATGTGTTCTGTTTATTGGTATCTGACCGGCAACATTATCTGTGCTTCAATAGGGAACATAGTTCTAATATCAGTTGATCGTTATGTGGCTATTTGTGACCCCTTGCATTACCGCACCAGAATTACTGTGAAACGAACCAAACTCAGTGTGTGCTTATGTTGGTTTTATGCTATTTTCTACTGGAGTCTTTATATAAAGAATATCCTGATTGAACCGGGCAGGTATAATTCCTGCTACGGAGAGTGTATGTTTGTCAGCAGTGATATTGCAGGGATTATTGACctttttttagcttttattgTTCCACTTTCTGTCATCATAGTTCTTTATATGAGAGTATTTGTGGCGGCTGTGTCCCAAGCTCGTGCCATGCGCTCTCATGTTACATCTGTCACACTTCAGCATTCAAGCAATCAAGCAAAGAAATCTGAGCTGAAAGCAGCCAGGACTCTGGGGGTTCTTGTAGTTGTGTTTCTATTATGTTACTCTCCATTTTACTGCTATTATCTTGCTGAAGAAAATGTGGTCAATGATCCATCTGCATCTACtgttatcattattttttacattaacTCTTGTCTAAACCCTTTGATCTATGCCTTGTTTTACCCCTGGTTTAGAAATGCTGTTAAACTTATTGTCACTCTGCAGGTCTTCAAGCATAACTCCTGTGAGGCCAACATACTATAA